One stretch of Epinephelus lanceolatus isolate andai-2023 chromosome 15, ASM4190304v1, whole genome shotgun sequence DNA includes these proteins:
- the fbxo33 gene encoding F-box only protein 33 produces MALCGGVGAMALPSELIVHIFSFLSDRDKLRASAVCSRWRECLFYPALWTELKLRIGGGCNGGGSSSEETPRLEFLMRKFGSFVRELQLELAPVEGYLSPLNNEPSSTRMDQPESDPQLSERWRDAMATYLDQVLCVFSSIRNNRNLRKLSLYGDTCILQQEGLLDSSNLHQIHQGDKKINEIQQLFMELLSNSRQLRWLSCSFMLGLVTPCSLACLSNPSAETLQHLSLLDHQLGPLISPSELDRLSNLHSLALDFSDLTSELCGLLASPRRTPLHRLSLLLNGAALEFKPLEGTATEDDWKALIRVSANLRVYIMALEVDSSELLRVLKPSLPLERLHLDSYSTLVTDATLELISQQYNKTLTHFLLLRDDPDFPDLSINRNEDPLVLMAWRCTQLAVLVIHGYTVWSHNLVAISRLRGSSLRVLTVSEESIDFDPDQSVCMEGDPVHNLVKEVSLGLGRVWHPCLDSSLVLSEPTQHFHRELHAFSMGM; encoded by the exons ATGGCTCTGTGCGGGGGTGTCGGAGCCATGGCTTTGCCCAGCGAGCTTATCGTCCACATATTCTCCTTTCTGTCCGACCGAGACAAGCTCCGGGCCTCGGCCGTGTGTTCACGATGGAGGGAGTGTCTCTTCTACCCCGCGCTGTGGACCGAGCTTAAGCTGCGGATAGGTGGTGGTTGTAACGGTGGAGGCTCCAGCTCGGAGGAGACCCCGAGGCTGGAGTTCCTCATGCGTAAGTTTGGTTCATTCGTGCGGGAGCTGCAACTGGAGCTTGCTCCGGTGGAAGGCTACCTTAGTCCTCTGAACAACGAACCGTCGTCCACCAGGATGGACCAGCCAGAAAGCGACCCGCAGCTCTCCGAGCGATGGAGAGACGCCATGGCCACCTACTTGGACCAGGTGTTGTGTGTGTTCTCCAGCATCCGCAACAACAG AAATCTGCGAAAGCTCAGCCTATACGGAGACACCTGTATTCTGCAGCAGGAGGGACTATTGGACAGCTCCAACCTGCACCAAATTCACCAGGGGGACAAAAAGATCAATGA AATCCAGCAGTTGTTCATGGAGTTGTTGTCTAACAGCAGGCAGCTGAGGTGGTTGTCCTGTAGCTTTATGCTGGGTCTGGTGACTCCCTGCTCCTTAGCCTGTCTGTCAAATCCCTCAGCTGAGACCCTGCAGCACCTCAGTTTACTGGACCACCAGCTAG GTCCCCTCATCTCACCATCAGAGTTGGATCGTCTGTCTAATCTTCATTCTCTGGCTCTGGATTTCTCTGATTTGACATCTGAGCTTTGTGGTCTGCTGGCATCTCCACGCCGAACTCCACTGCATCGCCTCTCCCTGCTGCTCAACGGGGCTGCCTTGGAGTTCAAACCTTTAGAAGGGACCGCTACGGAGGACGATTGGAAGGCACTG ATTCGTGTGAGTGCCAACCTGCGAGTGTACATCATGGCCCTGGAGGTCGACAGCTCCGAGCTCCTCAGGGTCCTGAAGCCTAGCCTTCCCCTGGAGCGCCTCCACCTCGACAGCTATAGCACACTGGTGACTGACGCTACATTGGAGCTCATCTCTCAGCAGTACAACAAAACGCTGactcacttcctcctcctgaGGGATGACCCCGACTTCCCTGACCTCAGCATCAATCGGAACGAAGACCCGTTGGTCCTCATGGCATGGAGGTGTACTCAGCTTGCTGTACTCGTCATACATG GTTACACTGTATGGTCCCATAACTTGGTAGCCATCTCTCGGCTGCGAGGCTCCAGCCTTCGCGTCCTGACCGTCTCTGAGGAGAGCATCGACTTCGATCCAGACCAGTCTGTGTGCATGGAGGGGGACCCAGTCCATAACCTGGTCAAGGAGGTTTCCCTGGGCCTCGGCCGCGTCTGGCACCCTTGCCTGGATTCCAGCCTGGTTTTGTCCGAACCCACCCAGCACTTCCACCGCGAGCTGCACGCCTTCAGCATGGGCATGTAG